A genome region from Planctomyces sp. SH-PL62 includes the following:
- a CDS encoding IS630 family transposase, with amino-acid sequence MRGRPDATLKQIKESGGFDCTITTIWRTLRRFGWTRKKKSLHATERDRPEVKEARRKFRRKARRLDAKRLVFLDEAGVDASMTPTRGWAPRGRRVEGSAPKSWSTTTVVSALGLDGLRGSSAFPGAMDEPASRTYVRDVLVPHLRPGDVVVRDDLRVHDSPAAEAAVEKEVRLPPYSPDYNPIEEMWSKIKGRLRRAAARTIPALHQALADSLDQVTAKDIAGWFRHSGLYAMPG; translated from the coding sequence GTGCGGGGGCGCCCCGACGCCACCCTGAAACAGATCAAGGAGTCGGGCGGCTTCGACTGCACGATCACGACCATCTGGCGGACGCTGCGGCGGTTCGGCTGGACGCGCAAGAAGAAGTCGCTGCACGCGACCGAACGAGACCGTCCCGAAGTGAAGGAGGCCCGCCGGAAGTTCCGCCGCAAGGCGAGGCGGCTCGACGCGAAACGGCTGGTTTTCCTGGACGAGGCCGGCGTCGACGCGTCGATGACGCCGACCCGCGGCTGGGCCCCGAGGGGGCGTCGGGTCGAGGGCTCGGCCCCGAAGTCTTGGTCGACGACGACGGTCGTCTCGGCGCTGGGCCTCGACGGGCTGCGCGGCTCTTCGGCCTTCCCCGGCGCGATGGACGAACCGGCGTCCCGGACGTACGTCCGGGACGTGCTGGTGCCCCACCTCCGTCCCGGCGACGTGGTGGTGAGGGACGACCTCCGCGTCCACGACTCCCCGGCCGCCGAGGCGGCCGTCGAGAAGGAGGTCCGGCTGCCGCCGTACAGCCCCGACTACAACCCGATCGAGGAGATGTGGTCGAAGATCAAGGGGCGGCTGCGTCGCGCCGCCGCGCGGACCATCCCGGCGTTGCACCAGGCGCTGGCCGACTCCCTCGATCAGGTCACGGCCAAGGATATCGCAGGCTGGTTCAGGCATTCAGGGCTGTATGCCATGCCGGGGTAA
- a CDS encoding HEAT repeat domain-containing protein, translating into MVKSTGHPSYAGRNLQSWTLQLDDPDPARRLAAIKALGAIGPGAAPSVPELTRALSDRESWIRCEAAVSLGKVGPAAAGSAQAMFDAMRRADGFQPGLIAGAIAQLGPSVVPLLVEATRERPGSVRRESIHALGLMGPEARGALGRIEELTHDHDVSTRIQAASVLWSISGRPDAASILIEALADRTEFVRGQAAFHLGLMGPAAESAVSALIRLLEGENPADHESALNALGRIGPPSVAAVPAMLRRSTAASPAMLPWAVSLASIGPGAVPALIEGLDDPVDGIRWTAAAALGRIGPKAGVAVPKLSRMSTSARAADRVVAALACWRIAQDRRIIPVLLSSAGMTDPRDLALRYAALDALAEIGPSAAEAVPTLSQQLSAENDSALYKVVRVLGRIGPAAAEAVEPLQRISAHSGEDMLRAHANEAIWRITGGEKGIEALVKELQGGSEYARSSALGALSPMGPGAAAAAPAIAEVLRRDPSDGLAAAVLRNIGPPARSTLPILIEVFKGDLPLDKSEVAAAIRAIDPETAKSLGIR; encoded by the coding sequence ATGGTGAAGTCCACAGGCCATCCTTCCTACGCGGGGCGTAACCTTCAATCTTGGACCTTGCAGCTCGACGACCCTGACCCGGCCCGCCGTCTAGCGGCGATCAAGGCCCTGGGCGCGATCGGCCCCGGAGCGGCACCGTCGGTCCCCGAGTTGACCCGGGCCCTCTCCGATCGAGAGAGTTGGATCCGTTGCGAAGCCGCCGTGTCGCTGGGCAAGGTCGGGCCGGCGGCGGCCGGGTCGGCCCAGGCGATGTTCGACGCAATGCGACGCGCGGACGGCTTCCAGCCGGGCCTGATCGCAGGTGCCATCGCGCAGTTGGGCCCCTCGGTCGTCCCGCTGCTCGTCGAGGCGACCCGCGAGCGGCCCGGAAGCGTCCGCCGCGAGAGCATCCACGCCCTCGGCCTCATGGGGCCCGAGGCGCGCGGGGCCCTCGGCCGGATCGAGGAATTGACCCATGACCACGACGTCTCGACCCGCATCCAGGCCGCCTCCGTCCTCTGGTCGATCTCGGGTCGTCCCGACGCCGCGTCGATCCTGATCGAGGCGCTGGCCGACCGCACGGAGTTCGTAAGGGGTCAGGCGGCGTTTCATCTCGGCCTCATGGGCCCTGCGGCGGAGTCGGCCGTCTCTGCCTTGATCAGGTTGCTCGAGGGTGAAAACCCCGCCGACCACGAATCGGCGCTCAACGCACTCGGCAGGATCGGCCCGCCGTCCGTAGCCGCCGTACCGGCGATGCTGCGGAGGTCGACTGCGGCCTCCCCGGCGATGCTGCCCTGGGCCGTCTCCCTCGCCTCCATCGGCCCGGGCGCCGTGCCCGCCTTGATCGAAGGCCTCGACGACCCCGTTGACGGCATCCGCTGGACGGCCGCCGCGGCATTGGGCAGGATCGGCCCAAAGGCCGGGGTCGCCGTCCCGAAGCTCTCCCGGATGTCCACTTCGGCCCGTGCGGCCGACCGCGTCGTGGCCGCCCTCGCCTGCTGGCGGATCGCGCAGGACCGCCGCATCATCCCGGTCTTGCTCAGTTCCGCCGGCATGACCGACCCCCGCGACCTGGCCCTACGTTACGCCGCCCTCGACGCCCTCGCCGAGATTGGGCCGTCGGCGGCGGAAGCCGTCCCGACGTTAAGCCAGCAACTCTCCGCGGAGAACGATTCAGCTCTCTACAAGGTCGTGCGGGTGCTGGGCCGGATCGGCCCCGCGGCGGCGGAGGCGGTCGAACCGCTGCAGCGGATCTCCGCCCATTCCGGCGAGGACATGCTCCGCGCCCACGCGAACGAGGCGATTTGGCGGATCACGGGGGGCGAGAAGGGGATCGAGGCCCTCGTCAAGGAGTTGCAAGGCGGATCCGAATACGCCAGGAGTTCGGCCCTCGGCGCCCTGAGTCCGATGGGCCCCGGGGCCGCCGCAGCCGCCCCTGCGATCGCCGAAGTCCTGCGGCGCGACCCCTCGGACGGCCTCGCGGCAGCCGTGTTGAGGAATATCGGGCCGCCGGCCCGGTCGACCTTGCCCATCCTCATCGAAGTCTTCAAGGGCGACCTCCCGCTGGACAAGTCCGAAGTCGCAGCGGCGATCCGCGCCATCGACCCGGAAACGGCGAAAAGCCTCGGCATCCGATGA